The following coding sequences lie in one Deltaproteobacteria bacterium CG11_big_fil_rev_8_21_14_0_20_49_13 genomic window:
- a CDS encoding general secretion pathway protein GspF, whose product MPLYSYKVRDKKGELVSGEAESTSARDLSESLFSGGMIPISVREAKKGGINIENIGDIFQRVKTEEIMIFTRQFFTLFKAGISMDTILAAVSKQISSRAMQNALEKTRKDVAEGASLSQAFARHPKVFDEMYVSMLAAGEEGGILEQVLQELVVLLEKEDEIKRNVKSATLYPKIVVFVLVGAVTVLMTFVVPKFSKFYAHYGADLPIPTQILIGTSNFVRNYWYVVILIIAAIVYMYKRYYKTQAGKLKIDRLRFKVPVFGPLTTKIANARFGHILSALYKSGLPMPRSLEVVANVIDNAAFALEVRKIKDRIQKGSLLSDAMAGGVFFSPVMIETTAVGERTGSLDEMLNAVATHYDLEIGHTIKNLTTLLEPILLIGIFAMVTILALSIFLPIWNMSSIVSGK is encoded by the coding sequence ATGCCGCTATATTCCTATAAAGTGAGGGACAAAAAGGGCGAGCTTGTTTCGGGCGAGGCCGAATCAACGTCGGCCAGAGATCTTTCCGAAAGCCTTTTTTCGGGAGGAATGATCCCGATCTCGGTTAGAGAAGCAAAGAAGGGCGGTATTAATATTGAAAATATCGGCGATATCTTCCAGCGCGTTAAGACGGAAGAAATAATGATATTTACGCGCCAGTTCTTCACTCTCTTCAAGGCGGGCATAAGCATGGACACGATCCTTGCCGCGGTTTCCAAACAGATATCTTCCCGAGCAATGCAGAACGCCCTGGAAAAGACAAGAAAGGACGTCGCCGAAGGGGCATCCCTTTCTCAGGCGTTCGCCCGTCATCCAAAAGTTTTCGACGAAATGTATGTCTCAATGCTTGCCGCCGGTGAAGAAGGCGGTATATTGGAGCAGGTCCTGCAGGAGCTCGTTGTCCTGCTGGAAAAAGAGGACGAGATAAAAAGGAACGTAAAGTCGGCCACCCTTTATCCAAAGATAGTCGTCTTCGTGCTTGTCGGCGCAGTTACCGTTCTGATGACATTTGTCGTGCCGAAGTTTTCCAAATTCTATGCCCATTATGGCGCCGATCTGCCAATACCTACGCAGATACTTATCGGCACATCTAACTTTGTAAGAAATTACTGGTACGTGGTCATTTTGATAATTGCCGCCATAGTATATATGTACAAGCGGTATTATAAGACTCAGGCCGGCAAATTGAAGATCGACAGGTTAAGATTCAAGGTTCCGGTCTTTGGGCCCCTCACGACAAAGATAGCCAACGCAAGGTTCGGCCATATACTTTCAGCGCTCTACAAGAGCGGCCTCCCCATGCCCAGGTCACTTGAGGTCGTTGCGAACGTCATTGACAATGCTGCGTTCGCTTTAGAGGTGAGAAAGATAAAGGATAGGATACAAAAGGGTTCGCTATTGTCCGATGCCATGGCAGGAGGCGTGTTTTTTTCGCCGGTTATGATCGAAACCACGGCGGTGGGTGAAAGAACAGGTTCTCTTGACGAGATGCTCAATGCCGTGGCTACGCATTACGATCTTGAAATCGGGCACACCATAAAAAATCTTACAACTCTTTTAGAACCTATTCTTTTAATAGGAATTTTCGCGATGGTTACCATCCTTGCGCTATCAATTTTCTTGCCAATTTGGAACATGTCAAGTATAGTGTCGGGAAAATAA